The Yersinia intermedia genome window below encodes:
- the tolR gene encoding colicin uptake protein TolR codes for MARVRGRKRRELKSEINIVPLLDVLLVLLLIFMATAPIITQSVEVDLPDATDSKTVSSDDNPPVIVEVSGVGQYSLVIDHQRMEQLPSEQVVAEAQARLKSNPKTVFLIGGAKEVPYDEIIKALNMLHQAGVTSVGLMTQPI; via the coding sequence ATGGCGCGAGTACGTGGTCGTAAACGTCGCGAGCTTAAGTCTGAAATTAACATTGTTCCCTTACTGGACGTTTTGCTGGTGCTATTGCTGATCTTTATGGCGACCGCGCCGATTATCACGCAAAGCGTTGAGGTGGACTTGCCTGACGCGACAGATTCAAAAACCGTTTCAAGCGATGACAATCCACCGGTGATTGTTGAAGTGTCAGGAGTGGGGCAATACTCGTTGGTGATAGATCACCAGCGGATGGAGCAACTGCCTTCAGAACAAGTTGTGGCCGAAGCTCAGGCCAGATTGAAATCGAATCCGAAAACCGTGTTCCTGATCGGTGGCGCTAAAGAGGTGCCTTATGATGAAATTATCAAGGCGCTGAATATGCTACATCAGGCGGGTGTAACGTCGGTGGGCTTAATGACTCAACCGATATAA